The DNA segment GAACAGCGGCATCACCAGCATCAGGGCCGCGGTCAGGCCCCAGATCGCCCAGCGCGCCAGGTTCATCGGGCGGTAGCGCATGGTGCTGCCGGTCACAACCGTCTCGCGGCGTTGTTGCATTGTCGTCTCCATGCTCATGCTATCAACCCTCCCTGGTGCCCATCAAACCACGCGGGCGGAAGATCAGCATCACCACCAGCAACAGATACGGCAGTACCGGGGCAACCTGCGCCACCGTGAGCTTCCATAGCGAAGACAGCGGCGTGCTGTCGGTAACCTGCAGGCCGATCGAGCCCAGCAGGCCAGCCAGCGAGGCGTCAAGCGTGACGGCAAAGGTCTGCAGCACGCCGATCAGCAGCGAGGCAATGAACGCCCCCACTAAAGACCCCATGCCGCCCACCACCGCCACCACGAAGATGATCGATCCCACCGCCGCCGCCATCGACGGCTCGGTGATAAAGGCATTGCCGCCGATCACGCCGGCCAGCCCCGCCAGCGCGGCACCACCGCCGAACACCATCATGAACACGCGCGGCACATTGTGGCCAAGCGCCTCGACCATTTCCGGATGCGTCAGCGCGGCCTGGATCACCAGCCCGATGCGGGTGCGGGTGAGCACCAGGTAGATCGCCACCAGCATGGCCAGCGACACCACCATCATGAAGGCGCGGTACTTGGGGAACGAGGACGTGAATACGGTAAACAACGGCCCGTCCAGCTCTGCAGGGATGCGGTAGGGTACGGCGGCAAGGCCCCATACCAGCTTCACGCCTTCCTCGATCAGGTAAGCCAGGCCGAAGGTAAACAGCAATTCTGCCACGTGCCCGTACTTGTGCACGGTGCGCAGCCCGAAGCGCTCCACCAGCGCGCCAGCGCCGGCCACCAGCAGGGGCGCGAAGATCAGCGCGGGCCAGAAGCCGATCTTGCTGGCAATGGTGTAGGCAAAGTACGCGCCCAGCATGTAGAAGCTGGCGTGCGCGAAGTTCAGCACACCCATCATGCTGAAGATCAGCGTAAGCCCGGAAGAGAGCATGAACAGCAACAGCCCGTAGCTGACGCCGTTCAATAGGGAAATGACGAAGAATTCCACAACTTATCCTTCATTCTGACGCACGTGGCCAATTGGCGGCCACCGATCGGCCGGTCGGAGAACGGGCGCGCGCGGGTGAGCGCGGCCCACCCGGACGCGGCATGCACCGCGCCGGGCCGACCGAAGTATGCAGGATCAGGTGGCGCGCTGGAACTGGCCGCGCCATCCGCCGCGCGCGGGCTTAGCCCGGGCGCTTCATCTGGCAGGAAGTCGGCTGCGCTGCCACATACTGGTCCAACAGCGCATCGGTCTTCCAGCCAAAGCCGGTGTTTTCCTGGTCGAACTTGATCTCCTTGCCGTCAACCTTGGTCCAGGTAGCCACCACGAGCGATTGCTGGGCCTGGTGGTCCGAGCCGCGCATCTCCACCGTACCGTTCAGGCTCTCGGCCTTCATGCCTTCGAGCGCCTTGGCCACCTTGACCGGATCGGTCGACTTGGTGTCCGTGAACGCCTTGCCCAGCATGGCGATGCCGGTGTAGGCGGCCATCACGTAGAAGTCGTCGTTGTACTTCTTCTTGAAGCCTTCGATGACATCGCCGCCCTTGAAGCCCTTGTTGTTGGGGTTGTAGTAGCCGACGTACTTGACACGTCCGGCTTCCGTCGGTCCCATGGCGGTCGGCACGCCGGTGGTGGCGCCGTAGTAGGTGTAGTAGTTGGTGGTCAGGCCCGCGTCCTTGCCGGCCTTGATCAGCAGGGCCAGGTCGCTGCCCCAGTTGCCGGTGATCACGGTGTCTGCGCCGGAGGCCTTGATCTTGGCCGCGTACGGGGCAAAGTCCTTGACCTGGGCCAGCGGGTGCAGGTCGTCGCCGACGATCTGGATGTCCGGACGCTTGCGCTTCAGGTAGTCCTTGGCGGCGCGCGCCACCTGGTGGCCGAAGGAGTAGTTCTGGTTGATCAGGTAGACCTTCTTGACGTTGGGATCCTTGGCCAGGAAGGTGGTCAGCGCCTCCATCTTCATGTCGGAGTTGGCGTCGAGCCGGAAATGCCAGTAGTTGCACTTGCTATTGGTCATGTCCGGGTCCACCGCGGCGTAGTTCAGGTAGATGATCTCCTTGCCCGGATTGCGCTCATTATGCTTGGCCACCGCGTCTTCCAGCGCCAGGCCCACGGAGGAACCGTTGCCCTGCACGATATAGCGGATACCCTGGTCCACCGCCTGCTTGAGGATGGTCAGGCTTTCCTGTGGCGAGAGCTTGTTGTCAAAGCCAACCACTTCAAACTTGTTCCCGCCCCCCCAGTTCTTCTGGTTGGCGATGTCCGCGACGAACTGCCAGCTCTTCAGCTGGTTCTGCCCCACCGGCGCCATCAGGCCGGACAGCGGGTCGATAAAGGCGATCTTCACCGTATCGGCAGCCGCAACCCCGGAACCCATTGCCGCGAAAATGGCCGTGGCGGCCACGAGCGGACGCAATCTGATCATGCTTGTCTCCTTCTGTCTTATTGTTGGCTGTGGTTGATCCCGATTCGCGGCGGCGCTCTCTCCCAAGACCGCGCGCGCCGCAAACCTGTCCTGCAGTCGCCGGCATCAACGGCCGGCAAGCATTGGCGGCTCTATGGCCGCCTTGGGGTCAGGCTGCCGGCAGGCGGTAGTCCTTGAACTGCTCGCGCAGCTTGAGTTTCTGCATCTTGCCGGTAGCGGTGAGCGGAATCTCGGTGACAAAGGCAACGTCGTCGGGAATCCACCATTTGGCGACCTTGCCCTCGAAGTACGTCAGCAATTCCTCGCGCGTCACCTCGGCGCCGGGCTTTTTCATCACCACCAGCAGCGGGCGCTCGTCCCACTTGGGGTGATAGCAGGAAATGCAGGCCGCCATATGCACCGCCGGGTGGGCGGCCGCCACGTTCTCGATATCAATCGAGGAGATCCACTCGCCGCCGGACTTGATCACGTCCTTGCTGCGGTCGGTGATCTGCATGTAGCCGTCGGGGTCGATGGTGGCCACGTCGCCCGTGGGGAACCAGCCATCCACCAGTGGCGACGCGTCGTTGCGGTAGTAGTGCTCGATCACCCAGGGGCCGCGCACGTGCAGGTCGCCGAACGCCTTGCCATCCCAGGGCAGCTCGTTGCCGTCGCCGTCGACGATCTTCATGTCCACGCCGTAGATCACGCGGCCCTGCTTTTCCTGGATCTTCTGCTGTTCGTCTTCCGGCAGGTCGTTGTGGCGCGCCAGCAGCTTGCAGGAAGTCCCCAGCGGGGACATCTCCGTCATGCCCCAGGCATGAATGGTCTCCACGCCGAGCGCCTTGAGCGCCCGGATCATGGCCGGCGGCGCCGCCGAGCCGCCGATCACGGTGCGATGGAAGGTGGAGAACTTGAGATTGTTGGCCTGCACATACTGCAGCAGGCCCAGCCATACCGTGGGCACGCCGGCCGAGAAGGTCACCTTCTCCTGCTCGAACAACTCGTAAAGCGAGGCGCCGTCGAGCTTGGCGCCCGGCAGCACCAGCTTGGCGCCCACCAGCGGCACCGAATACGGCAGGCCCCAGGCGTTGACGTGGAACATCGGCACCACGGGCAGGATCACGTCACGCGCCGAACAGCCCAGCGCGTCCGGCAGCGCCGATGCGTAGGAGTGCAGCACGGTGGAGCGATGCGAATACAGCGCGCCCTTGGGGTTGCCGGTGGTGCCGGAGGTGTAGCAAAGGCTGGAGGCCGTGTTCTCATCGAACTGCGGCCACGTGTAGTTGCCGTCCTGCGCGTCGATCAGGTCCTCGTAGCACAGCAGCGGCACCTTGGCCTGTGCCGGCATGTGCGAGCGGTCGCTCATCATCACCCAGCCCTTCACGCCCGGGCAGTGCGCCGCGACGCCTTCGACCAGCGGCAGGAAGGTGGCGTCGAAGAACACGTACTGGTCTTCGGCATGGTTGATGATGTAGGCGACCTGCTCTGGGAACAGGCGCGGGTTGACGGTATGGCATACCGCTCCCGAGCCCGATACGCCGTAGTAGATCTCCAGGTGACGATAGCCATTCCAGGCCAGCGTGCCGACACGGTCGCCCGACTGCACGCCCAGCGCGGCGATGGCCTGGGCCAGCTTGCGCGCGCGCAGCTCGCAATCGCGGTAGGTATAACGGTGCAGATCGCCTTCGGTCCGTCGCGAGACGATTTCCGTGCCGCCATAGTGGCGTGCGGCGTGCTTGATGATGGAGGAAATGAGCAGGGGCTCGCTCATCATTTGACCCATCAATGCCATGGAATAGTCTCCTGTAATTTTCGAAATCCGTCAAAAAAACGAACAACCGTTCTATTTTTGGGCCGATTGTTGCCATCCATTGATGAAACGTCAACGGGAATCCGTTGTGCAGCGCCATATCCGGGAGGCCGGCGGGCTGCACCCCTGCCCCATGGCGGTGCACCAGGGGCAGGATTCAAGGGATATCCGGAAACATCGTGGCGACAACGGCGGTCAGAGATGCGAATGACGGCGTGGAAGTACAATAACGCCAGCCATGTTGCACCTCAACATGTCGTTTTCCCTAGCCTGCAAGCGCACTTGCGCGAAATCCGACATGCCGGCGCTGCACCGCCCAGCCACCCATAGTGATGCCCCAGTGAACTCTTCCGAGCCAACCGACGCCCCCCAAGCCTTGCCAGACGCCGCCGGCCCCGCCCCATTGAATGCTGCCGAGCCGCGGGCGCCGTTCACTGCCGTGCCTGGCTTTGCCGAGCTCGGCCCGCGCTTCTTTACACGGCTCGCGCCGACGCCGCTACCCTCCCCCAGGCTGGTCAGC comes from the Cupriavidus basilensis genome and includes:
- a CDS encoding branched-chain amino acid ABC transporter permease, translated to MEFFVISLLNGVSYGLLLFMLSSGLTLIFSMMGVLNFAHASFYMLGAYFAYTIASKIGFWPALIFAPLLVAGAGALVERFGLRTVHKYGHVAELLFTFGLAYLIEEGVKLVWGLAAVPYRIPAELDGPLFTVFTSSFPKYRAFMMVVSLAMLVAIYLVLTRTRIGLVIQAALTHPEMVEALGHNVPRVFMMVFGGGAALAGLAGVIGGNAFITEPSMAAAVGSIIFVVAVVGGMGSLVGAFIASLLIGVLQTFAVTLDASLAGLLGSIGLQVTDSTPLSSLWKLTVAQVAPVLPYLLLVVMLIFRPRGLMGTREG
- a CDS encoding branched-chain amino acid ABC transporter substrate-binding protein; this translates as MIRLRPLVAATAIFAAMGSGVAAADTVKIAFIDPLSGLMAPVGQNQLKSWQFVADIANQKNWGGGNKFEVVGFDNKLSPQESLTILKQAVDQGIRYIVQGNGSSVGLALEDAVAKHNERNPGKEIIYLNYAAVDPDMTNSKCNYWHFRLDANSDMKMEALTTFLAKDPNVKKVYLINQNYSFGHQVARAAKDYLKRKRPDIQIVGDDLHPLAQVKDFAPYAAKIKASGADTVITGNWGSDLALLIKAGKDAGLTTNYYTYYGATTGVPTAMGPTEAGRVKYVGYYNPNNKGFKGGDVIEGFKKKYNDDFYVMAAYTGIAMLGKAFTDTKSTDPVKVAKALEGMKAESLNGTVEMRGSDHQAQQSLVVATWTKVDGKEIKFDQENTGFGWKTDALLDQYVAAQPTSCQMKRPG
- a CDS encoding 3-(methylthio)propionyl-CoA ligase, whose amino-acid sequence is MALMGQMMSEPLLISSIIKHAARHYGGTEIVSRRTEGDLHRYTYRDCELRARKLAQAIAALGVQSGDRVGTLAWNGYRHLEIYYGVSGSGAVCHTVNPRLFPEQVAYIINHAEDQYVFFDATFLPLVEGVAAHCPGVKGWVMMSDRSHMPAQAKVPLLCYEDLIDAQDGNYTWPQFDENTASSLCYTSGTTGNPKGALYSHRSTVLHSYASALPDALGCSARDVILPVVPMFHVNAWGLPYSVPLVGAKLVLPGAKLDGASLYELFEQEKVTFSAGVPTVWLGLLQYVQANNLKFSTFHRTVIGGSAAPPAMIRALKALGVETIHAWGMTEMSPLGTSCKLLARHNDLPEDEQQKIQEKQGRVIYGVDMKIVDGDGNELPWDGKAFGDLHVRGPWVIEHYYRNDASPLVDGWFPTGDVATIDPDGYMQITDRSKDVIKSGGEWISSIDIENVAAAHPAVHMAACISCYHPKWDERPLLVVMKKPGAEVTREELLTYFEGKVAKWWIPDDVAFVTEIPLTATGKMQKLKLREQFKDYRLPAA